The Chitinophagales bacterium genome has a window encoding:
- the crcB gene encoding fluoride efflux transporter CrcB, with translation MMLRAFLMVGFGGFLGSVARYGVKLLTDKYLPLSFPYGTFIVNIVGCFIIGLLYGMAERHTLSNASWLIAATGFCGAFTTFSTFALENNVMYIDKIPMTSVVYTLLSLVAGILLCRAGIWLAK, from the coding sequence ATGATGCTTAGAGCTTTTCTCATGGTCGGTTTCGGTGGTTTTCTTGGCAGTGTTGCCCGCTATGGGGTAAAACTGTTGACTGATAAGTACCTGCCACTTAGCTTCCCTTATGGCACATTCATCGTCAATATCGTTGGGTGTTTTATCATTGGGTTGCTGTACGGGATGGCAGAGCGCCACACACTAAGCAATGCCTCATGGCTGATAGCCGCCACAGGATTCTGCGGAGCATTTACCACCTTCTCCACTTTCGCATTAGAGAACAATGTGATGTATATCGATAAGATACCCATGACTTCGGTAGTGTACACCCTGCTGAGCCTGGTGGCGGGTATCCTGCTATGCAGGGCAGGTATCTGGCTTGCAAAATAG
- a CDS encoding PD40 domain-containing protein codes for MKKYSIVTLLLALAACGPAEEGQKETKAEEHGHGHHGGAPVSEVDSTSLTYGDEKHFANVIQLTDGGDNAEAYFGFDGKAVVFQRTNPAEGIDCDRIFYGVLPNTREDKFEYKLVSTGTGRTTCSYLMPDGKHVMYASTHLASKDCPPVPDKEKMKKYVWPVYESFDIFIGDLDGKIIKRVTDTKGYDAEPTISPKGDKVVFTSMRNGDLDLYTMDLDGSNVKQITNTLGYDGGAWFSPDGTKIVWRASRPKTDEEVKEYKDLLAQGLVMPTNMEVFIANADGSNVQQVTNLGKANWAPNWMPDGKRIIFASNHEYERGFPFNLYIVNLDGSGLEKVSHDGGFDAFPMFSPDGKRLLFSSNRNNHGTRETNMFIADWVE; via the coding sequence ATGAAGAAATATAGCATTGTTACCCTGCTGCTGGCACTGGCAGCCTGTGGCCCGGCTGAAGAAGGGCAGAAAGAAACAAAAGCAGAAGAGCATGGACATGGCCACCACGGCGGTGCTCCCGTGAGCGAAGTAGACAGCACATCACTTACTTATGGCGATGAAAAACACTTCGCCAATGTGATACAGTTGACAGATGGAGGCGATAATGCTGAAGCCTATTTCGGCTTTGATGGTAAGGCTGTTGTATTCCAACGTACCAACCCTGCTGAGGGTATTGATTGCGACAGGATATTTTACGGTGTATTACCCAACACACGAGAAGATAAGTTTGAATACAAACTCGTGAGCACCGGCACCGGCCGCACTACCTGCAGCTACCTGATGCCCGATGGCAAACATGTAATGTACGCATCTACACACCTGGCAAGTAAAGACTGCCCTCCGGTACCGGATAAGGAGAAAATGAAGAAATATGTATGGCCTGTATATGAGAGCTTTGACATTTTCATCGGCGACCTGGATGGTAAGATAATCAAGCGCGTTACAGATACTAAAGGCTATGATGCTGAGCCTACTATTTCGCCAAAGGGTGATAAGGTGGTGTTCACTTCTATGCGCAACGGCGACCTGGACCTGTACACTATGGACCTGGATGGCAGCAACGTAAAACAGATCACCAATACGCTGGGTTATGACGGTGGCGCATGGTTCTCTCCCGATGGTACTAAAATAGTATGGAGAGCTTCACGCCCCAAAACAGACGAAGAGGTAAAAGAATATAAAGACCTGTTGGCACAGGGCCTGGTAATGCCTACTAATATGGAGGTATTCATAGCAAATGCAGACGGTAGTAATGTGCAGCAGGTAACCAACCTGGGCAAGGCCAACTGGGCGCCAAACTGGATGCCTGATGGCAAGCGCATCATCTTCGCATCGAATCACGAGTATGAGCGCGGCTTCCCTTTCAACCTGTACATCGTTAACCTGGATGGTTCAGGTTTAGAGAAGGTATCGCACGATGGTGGTTTTGATGCCTTCCCTATGTTCTCTCCTGACGGCAAGCGCCTGTTGTTCAGCTCGAACCGCAACAACCACGGCACAAGAGAGACCAATATGTTCATAGCTGACTGGGTGGAATAG